A DNA window from Streptococcus parapneumoniae contains the following coding sequences:
- a CDS encoding acyl carrier protein — MTEKEIFDRIVTIIQERQGEDFVVTESLSLKDDLDADSVDLMEFILTLEDEFNIEISDEEIDQLQSVGDVIKIIQAK; from the coding sequence ATGACAGAAAAAGAAATTTTTGACCGTATTGTGACCATTATCCAAGAGCGACAGGGAGAGGACTTTGTCGTGACAGAATCCTTGAGTTTGAAAGACGACTTGGATGCTGACTCCGTTGACTTGATGGAGTTTATCTTGACACTGGAAGATGAATTTAATATCGAAATCAGTGACGAGGAAATTGATCAACTCCAAAGTGTAGGGGATGTTATCAAGATCATTCAAGCAAAATAA
- a CDS encoding N-acetylmuramoyl-L-alanine amidase family protein, whose amino-acid sequence MKKSKLLTLGLLAGAGLLLSINQAQAADTWVKNGADWNLSQDGSLAKDKWVQNAGSWYHFDSAGKMQTGWLKDGDTWYSLADSGAMRTGWYKEGNTWYSLANSGAMRTGWYKEGSTWYYLHFSGSMMTGWEFIDGKWSYFEKSGAMVADRAVPASDGESYVIGKDGYLANRKDAGYNIHDIVKLGDGQEYLLNAKGDDVIIEKNTWYIRPEFKKFSNKYGDEVANTTLALVDNKEEGQEIDPKAVVQNFQNLPNRYYFDENGHRVVNIPAMTTYSEIKKVGNDVYLENPGARLRLGATHFTINNNKLYYLENEQGKLKTGYFVLIDDGMATTHYHFLAYADQSGEILKMKRLPSGVSDYLDKEIDGLYGEKIKIESPHSNEYYKVVVVK is encoded by the coding sequence ATGAAAAAATCTAAATTACTTACTCTTGGTTTGCTTGCAGGTGCTGGTCTGCTTTTGTCTATTAACCAAGCACAGGCTGCAGATACTTGGGTTAAAAATGGTGCTGACTGGAATCTTTCACAAGATGGCAGTCTAGCTAAGGATAAATGGGTACAAAATGCTGGGTCATGGTATCACTTCGATAGCGCTGGTAAAATGCAGACAGGATGGCTCAAAGACGGTGATACATGGTATTCACTAGCAGATAGTGGAGCTATGCGTACTGGCTGGTACAAGGAAGGCAACACATGGTACTCACTAGCTAATAGTGGTGCCATGCGTACAGGTTGGTACAAAGAAGGGTCTACATGGTACTATCTTCATTTTAGTGGTTCTATGATGACAGGTTGGGAGTTCATAGATGGTAAATGGTCTTACTTTGAAAAATCAGGTGCTATGGTCGCAGATAGAGCTGTTCCAGCCAGTGATGGGGAAAGTTATGTCATTGGTAAGGATGGCTATCTAGCAAATAGAAAAGATGCTGGATACAATATTCATGATATTGTCAAACTTGGAGATGGGCAAGAATATTTGCTAAATGCTAAAGGTGACGATGTTATTATTGAAAAAAACACTTGGTATATCAGACCAGAGTTCAAGAAGTTTTCTAATAAATATGGAGATGAGGTTGCAAATACTACCTTAGCTTTAGTGGATAATAAAGAAGAAGGACAAGAAATTGATCCTAAGGCAGTTGTACAGAACTTCCAAAACTTACCAAATCGCTACTACTTTGATGAAAATGGACATCGTGTGGTTAATATCCCAGCAATGACAACCTATTCAGAGATTAAAAAAGTTGGCAATGATGTCTATTTAGAAAATCCAGGTGCACGACTTCGTCTTGGAGCTACCCACTTTACAATCAATAACAATAAACTATACTATTTAGAAAATGAGCAAGGTAAGCTCAAAACAGGTTACTTTGTATTAATTGATGATGGTATGGCTACAACCCACTATCACTTCCTAGCCTATGCGGATCAATCTGGTGAAATTCTTAAGATGAAACGCTTGCCATCAGGAGTTTCAGATTATCTGGATAAAGAAATCGATGGTTTATACGGTGAAAAAATTAAGATTGAATCTCCACACTCAAACGAATATTATAAAGTGGTTGTGGTTAAATAA
- a CDS encoding smi_0057.1 family bacteriocin-like peptide has protein sequence MEMKNTFVELEQFEELTPEVLEEVNGGGIFEDTVKWCNKLFGTGRHVA, from the coding sequence ATGGAAATGAAAAATACATTTGTAGAATTGGAACAATTTGAAGAGTTAACTCCAGAGGTTTTGGAGGAAGTGAATGGTGGAGGGATTTTTGAAGATACTGTAAAATGGTGCAATAAATTATTTGGTACGGGTAGACACGTTGCTTAA
- a CDS encoding GHKL domain-containing protein: MTNRNSSFYVRFDTTISLLIFILFFSWLFYIRHLEQVYRDEQTIQRQEEENRSLQGMVDKLGHLYDEVRGFRHDFAGIVASMEPAIANQDMAEVSTIYQDVFLKTNEKLRKADYTAFNLHNIHDIAIRNTLAKAMIVADNQGIHFSLETVGVVEELALPMLEAIRILSILTTNALEAASEAENPQIRVALLASDRSVHFIIENTRKKEELNPSILSQKGYSTKGNHSGLGLATLEDMVFHYDLNLDTQLGETTFRQDLELPFKDEKRGGEE, translated from the coding sequence ATGACCAATAGAAATAGTTCTTTTTACGTTCGCTTTGACACGACCATTTCTCTCCTGATTTTCATTCTCTTTTTCTCCTGGCTCTTTTATATCAGACACTTAGAGCAGGTTTATCGTGATGAGCAGACCATTCAGAGACAGGAAGAAGAAAATCGTTCCTTGCAAGGGATGGTGGATAAGTTGGGTCATCTCTATGATGAGGTTCGAGGTTTCCGTCATGATTTTGCAGGGATTGTCGCTAGCATGGAGCCTGCCATAGCGAATCAAGATATGGCTGAGGTGTCTACCATTTATCAAGATGTCTTTCTGAAGACCAATGAAAAGCTGAGAAAGGCGGACTACACGGCCTTTAATCTTCACAATATCCATGACATAGCCATTCGTAATACCTTGGCAAAAGCCATGATTGTGGCAGATAATCAGGGAATTCATTTTAGTTTGGAGACGGTGGGGGTTGTCGAAGAGCTGGCTTTGCCTATGTTGGAGGCTATCCGTATCCTCTCTATCCTCACGACAAATGCCTTAGAGGCAGCCAGTGAGGCGGAAAATCCGCAGATTAGGGTTGCTTTGTTGGCAAGTGATAGGAGTGTCCATTTTATCATTGAAAACACTCGTAAGAAGGAAGAACTAAATCCCAGCATTCTCAGTCAAAAGGGATACTCTACCAAGGGAAACCACAGTGGACTGGGTTTAGCGACCTTGGAGGATATGGTTTTTCATTATGATTTAAACTTAGATACCCAGCTAGGAGAGACGACTTTTAGACAAGATTTAGAATTGCCATTTAAGGATGAGAAACGAGGGGGAGAGGAATGA
- a CDS encoding response regulator transcription factor, whose product MRILVLEDDRVQQGRIEQTLLDIGRSRNLRLEIDIAKNYGDVEKYSQYFDHYQLYLLDLEIDGERERGFQVAQQVRERDPFTSIVFVSTHSEALPLAFRYHLSALDFISKDQPEADYCHQMERCLDYVLAVDKRENMRLFTYSFEGRRGFTLPYHEILAFETSVESHRIKVYYANHSIKTIYGSLKDIAAKAEKDYFVYANRNTLVSLQAIEEMTATEVTLLEGLHFPVSRTARRTLKKHLNV is encoded by the coding sequence ATGAGAATTTTAGTTTTGGAAGACGATAGAGTCCAGCAAGGACGGATAGAGCAGACTTTACTAGATATCGGTCGCTCTCGCAATTTGAGATTGGAAATTGATATTGCTAAAAACTATGGAGATGTTGAAAAGTATTCTCAGTATTTTGACCATTACCAGCTCTATTTATTGGATTTAGAGATTGATGGAGAGCGTGAACGGGGCTTTCAGGTTGCTCAACAGGTTCGGGAGCGGGATCCTTTTACAAGCATTGTCTTTGTGTCCACACACTCGGAGGCCTTGCCTCTAGCTTTTCGCTACCACTTGTCTGCCTTGGATTTTATTTCCAAGGATCAGCCAGAGGCGGACTACTGTCATCAGATGGAGCGCTGTCTGGACTATGTACTGGCAGTGGACAAGAGGGAAAATATGCGTCTCTTCACCTATAGTTTTGAGGGAAGACGGGGCTTTACTCTGCCCTACCATGAAATTTTAGCCTTTGAAACCTCAGTGGAATCCCATCGTATCAAGGTCTACTATGCCAATCATTCTATCAAAACCATTTATGGTAGTCTCAAGGATATCGCTGCCAAGGCTGAAAAAGATTACTTTGTCTATGCCAATCGCAATACTTTAGTCAGTTTACAGGCAATTGAAGAGATGACTGCCACAGAAGTGACCTTGTTAGAAGGCTTGCACTTCCCCGTATCACGAACAGCCAGAAGAACACTTAAAAAACATCTCAATGTCTAA
- a CDS encoding smi_0059.1 family bacteriocin-like peptide: protein MKEHYYGFVELTSEELTDIQGGENWVKTLADWYIGFRRGFGF from the coding sequence ATGAAAGAACATTACTATGGATTTGTTGAGCTAACTTCGGAAGAATTGACCGATATTCAAGGTGGAGAAAATTGGGTGAAGACCCTTGCAGATTGGTACATTGGATTTCGTAGAGGTTTTGGTTTTTAG
- a CDS encoding class IIb bacteriocin, lactobin A/cerein 7B family has protein sequence MTNFDKMEQNFVALTEEELMDVDGGALPLVIAGVSIWKIGAAVAGGAAALFAGGAALGYYANRP, from the coding sequence ATGACAAATTTTGACAAAATGGAACAGAACTTTGTAGCTCTTACAGAAGAAGAGTTGATGGATGTGGATGGGGGAGCATTGCCTCTTGTAATCGCCGGAGTGTCTATCTGGAAGATAGGTGCAGCAGTAGCAGGTGGAGCAGCAGCGCTTTTTGCTGGAGGAGCAGCTTTGGGGTATTATGCGAATAGACCATAA
- a CDS encoding class IIb bacteriocin, lactobin A/cerein 7B family: MNLEQFYQLSDDELVGTKGGFGLVEAVGIAGVLNAAVQIFNAGYKFGSDFARRGR, encoded by the coding sequence ATGAACTTAGAACAATTTTATCAATTATCTGACGATGAATTAGTGGGAACAAAAGGTGGTTTTGGTCTTGTGGAAGCAGTTGGGATTGCAGGAGTACTGAATGCTGCTGTACAAATTTTTAATGCTGGTTACAAATTTGGTTCAGATTTTGCTCGTCGTGGGCGTTAG
- a CDS encoding bacteriocin immunity protein: MNSRNLNLNTLLPKLATIFPLLGIILNVALHVIRTGSLVSFNWQGTLVGLLFSAYFGIFRKDLSKNNQNYK, translated from the coding sequence ATGAACAGTCGCAACCTTAATCTCAATACATTGTTACCTAAACTAGCCACTATATTTCCTTTGTTGGGAATAATTCTTAATGTCGCGCTTCATGTGATTCGTACAGGTTCGTTAGTATCCTTTAATTGGCAAGGGACTTTAGTTGGGTTGCTTTTCTCAGCATATTTTGGTATTTTTCGCAAAGATTTGTCAAAAAATAATCAAAACTATAAATGA
- a CDS encoding bacteriocin immunity protein, whose product MKFVKSILKVWPEIMVLLSSMSYIIIRLVADINKVSLPTWLDSFNIPTIALFMMVFILLYRSKEKKNR is encoded by the coding sequence ATGAAATTTGTTAAATCAATACTGAAAGTTTGGCCTGAAATCATGGTATTACTTAGTTCAATGTCTTATATCATCATCAGATTAGTAGCTGACATAAATAAAGTATCTTTACCTACTTGGCTTGATAGTTTCAATATACCAACGATTGCATTATTTATGATGGTCTTCATTCTTTTATATAGAAGTAAAGAAAAAAAGAATAGATAA
- the comA gene encoding peptide cleavage/export ABC transporter ComA: MKFGKRHYRPQVDQMDCGVASLAMVFGYYGSYYSLAHLRELAKTTMDGTTALGLVKVAEEIGFETRAIKADMTLFDLPDLTFPFVAHVLKEGKLLHYYVVTGQDKDSIHIADPDPGVKLTKLPRERFAEEWTGVTLFMAPSPDYKPHKDQKNGLLSFIPILVKQRGLIANIVLATLLVTLINIVGSYYLQSIIDTYVPDQMRSTLGIISIGLVIVYILQQILSYAQEYLLLVLGQRLSIDVILSYIKHVFHLPMSFFATRRTGEIVSRFTDANSIIDALASTILSIFLDVSTVVIISLVLFSQNTNLFFMTLLALPIYTVIIFAFMKPFEKMNRDTMEANAVLSSSIIEDINGIETIKSLTSESSRYQKIDKEFVDYLKKSFTYSRAESQQKALKKVAHLLLNVGILWMGAVLVMDGKMSLGQLITYNTLLVYFTNPLENIINLQTKLQTAQVANNRLNEVYLVASEFEEKKTVEDLSLMKGEMTFKQVYYKYGYGRDVLSDINLTIPQGSKVAFVGISGSGKTTLAKMMVNFYDPSQGEISLGGVNLNQIDKKALRQYINYLPQQPYVFNGTILENLLLGAKEGTTQEDILRAVELAEIREDIERMPLNYQTELTSDGAGISGGQRQRIALARALLTDAPVLILDEATSSLDILTEKRIVDNLMALDKTLIFIAHRLTIAERTEKVVVLDQGKIVEEGKHADLLAQGGFYAHLVNS; the protein is encoded by the coding sequence ATGAAATTTGGGAAACGTCACTATCGTCCGCAGGTGGATCAGATGGACTGCGGTGTAGCTTCATTAGCCATGGTTTTTGGCTACTATGGTAGCTATTATTCTTTGGCTCACTTGCGAGAATTGGCCAAGACAACCATGGATGGGACAACGGCTTTGGGCTTGGTCAAGGTGGCAGAGGAGATTGGTTTTGAGACGCGAGCAATTAAGGCGGATATGACGCTCTTTGACTTGCCAGATTTGACTTTTCCTTTTGTTGCCCATGTTCTTAAGGAAGGAAAATTGCTCCACTACTATGTGGTGACTGGGCAGGATAAGGATAGCATTCATATTGCCGATCCAGATCCTGGGGTGAAATTGACCAAACTGCCACGTGAGCGTTTTGCGGAAGAATGGACAGGAGTGACTCTTTTTATGGCACCTAGTCCAGACTACAAGCCTCATAAGGATCAAAAGAATGGTCTGCTCTCTTTTATCCCTATATTAGTGAAGCAGCGTGGCTTGATTGCCAATATCGTTTTGGCAACACTCTTGGTAACCTTGATTAACATTGTGGGTTCTTATTATCTGCAGTCTATCATTGATACCTATGTGCCAGATCAGATGCGTTCGACGCTTGGGATTATTTCTATTGGGCTGGTTATCGTCTATATTCTCCAGCAGATTTTGTCTTACGCTCAGGAGTATCTCTTACTTGTTTTGGGGCAACGCTTGTCGATTGATGTGATTTTGTCCTATATCAAGCATGTTTTTCACTTGCCCATGTCCTTCTTTGCGACACGCAGAACAGGGGAAATCGTGTCTCGTTTTACAGATGCTAACAGTATCATTGATGCGCTGGCTTCGACCATTCTTTCGATTTTCCTAGATGTGTCAACGGTTGTCATTATTTCCCTTGTTTTATTTTCACAAAATACCAATCTCTTTTTCATGACCTTATTGGCGCTGCCTATCTACACAGTGATTATCTTTGCTTTTATGAAGCCGTTTGAAAAGATGAATCGGGATACCATGGAAGCCAATGCGGTTCTGTCTTCTTCTATCATTGAGGACATCAATGGTATTGAGACTATCAAGTCTTTGACCAGTGAAAGTTCACGCTACCAAAAAATTGACAAGGAATTTGTGGATTATCTGAAAAAATCCTTTACCTATAGTCGAGCAGAGAGTCAGCAAAAGGCTCTGAAAAAAGTTGCCCATCTCTTGCTCAATGTCGGCATTCTCTGGATGGGGGCTGTTCTGGTCATGGATGGTAAGATGAGTTTGGGGCAGTTGATTACCTATAATACCTTGCTGGTTTACTTTACCAATCCTTTGGAAAATATCATCAACCTGCAAACCAAGCTTCAGACAGCGCAGGTTGCCAATAACCGTCTAAATGAGGTTTATCTGGTAGCTTCGGAGTTTGAGGAGAAGAAAACGGTTGAGGATTTGAGTTTGATGAAGGGAGAGATGACTTTCAAGCAAGTTTACTACAAGTATGGCTATGGTCGAGATGTCTTGTCAGACATCAATTTGACCATTCCCCAAGGCTCTAAGGTGGCTTTTGTGGGAATTTCGGGGTCAGGTAAGACGACCTTGGCCAAGATGATGGTTAATTTTTACGATCCAAGTCAGGGAGAGATTAGTCTGGGTGGTGTCAATCTCAATCAGATTGATAAAAAAGCCCTGCGCCAGTATATCAACTATCTGCCTCAACAGCCCTATGTCTTTAACGGAACGATTTTAGAGAATCTTCTCCTTGGAGCCAAGGAGGGGACGACACAGGAAGATATCTTACGGGCGGTCGAATTGGCAGAGATTCGGGAGGATATCGAGCGCATGCCTCTGAATTACCAGACAGAATTGACTTCGGATGGGGCAGGGATCTCAGGTGGTCAACGTCAGAGAATTGCTCTGGCGCGTGCTCTCTTGACAGATGCGCCGGTCTTGATTTTGGACGAGGCGACCAGCAGTTTAGATATTTTGACAGAGAAGCGAATTGTCGATAATCTGATGGCTTTAGACAAGACCTTGATTTTCATCGCCCACCGCTTGACCATTGCTGAGCGGACAGAGAAGGTGGTTGTTTTGGATCAGGGCAAGATTGTTGAAGAAGGAAAGCATGCTGATTTGCTTGCACAGGGTGGATTTTACGCCCATTTGGTCAATAGCTAG
- the comB gene encoding competence pheromone export protein ComB, whose translation MKPEFLESAEFYNRRYHNFSSRVIVPMSLLLVFLLGFATFAEKEMSLFTRATVEPSRILANIQSTSNNRILVNHLEENKLVKKGELLVQYQEGSEGVQAEAYASQLDMLKDQKKQLEYLQKSLQEGENHFPEEDKFGYQATFRDYLSQAASLRASTSQQNETIASQNAAASQTQAEIGNLISQTEAKIRDYQTAKSAIETGTSLASQNLAYSLYQSYKSQGEENPQAKAQAVAQVEAQLSQLESSLATYRVQYAGSGTQQAYASGLSSQLESLKSQHLAKVGQELTLLDQKILEAESGKKVQGNLLDKGKITASEDGVLHLNPETSDSTMVAEGTLLAQLYPSLEKEGKAKLTAYLSSKDVARIKVGDSVRYTTTHDANNQLFLDSTITSIDATATKTEKGNFFKIEAETDLTVEQAERLRYGVEGRLQMITGKKSYLRYYLDQFLNKE comes from the coding sequence ATGAAACCAGAATTTTTAGAAAGTGCGGAGTTTTATAATCGTCGTTACCATAATTTTTCCAGTCGGGTGATTGTACCCATGTCCCTTCTGCTCGTGTTTTTGCTTGGCTTTGCAACATTTGCAGAGAAGGAGATGAGTTTGTTTACTAGAGCTACTGTTGAGCCTAGTCGAATCCTTGCAAATATCCAGTCAACTAGCAACAATCGTATTCTTGTCAATCATTTGGAAGAAAATAAGTTGGTCAAGAAGGGGGAGCTTCTTGTTCAATATCAGGAAGGGTCAGAGGGTGTCCAAGCGGAGGCCTATGCTAGTCAGTTGGACATGCTTAAGGATCAAAAAAAGCAATTGGAGTATTTGCAAAAAAGTCTGCAAGAAGGGGAGAACCACTTTCCAGAGGAGGATAAGTTTGGCTACCAAGCCACCTTTCGCGACTACCTCAGCCAAGCGGCTAGTCTTAGGGCTAGTACATCGCAACAAAATGAGACCATCGCGTCCCAGAATGCAGCAGCTAGCCAAACCCAAGCTGAAATCGGCAACCTCATCAGCCAAACAGAGGCTAAAATTCGCGATTACCAGACAGCTAAGTCAGCTATTGAAACAGGCACTTCCTTGGCCAGTCAGAATCTAGCCTACTCTCTCTACCAGTCCTACAAGTCTCAGGGGGAGGAAAATCCGCAAGCTAAGGCACAAGCAGTTGCGCAGGTTGAAGCACAGCTTTCTCAGTTAGAATCTAGTCTTGCTACTTACCGTGTTCAGTATGCAGGTTCAGGTACCCAGCAAGCCTATGCTTCAGGCTTAAGCAGTCAATTGGAGTCCCTTAAATCCCAACACTTAGCAAAGGTTGGTCAGGAATTGACCCTTCTAGACCAGAAAATCTTGGAAGCAGAGTCAGGTAAGAAGGTACAGGGAAATCTTTTAGACAAGGGGAAAATTACGGCGAGTGAGGATGGGGTGCTTCATCTTAATCCTGAGACCAGTGATTCTACCATGGTAGCAGAGGGGACTCTACTAGCCCAACTCTATCCGTCCTTGGAAAAAGAAGGGAAAGCTAAACTAACAGCTTATCTTAGTTCAAAAGATGTAGCAAGAATCAAGGTCGGTGATTCTGTTCGCTATACGACGACTCATGATGCCAATAATCAACTTTTCCTAGATTCTACTATTACAAGTATTGATGCGACAGCTACCAAGACTGAAAAAGGGAATTTCTTTAAAATCGAGGCGGAGACAGATCTGACTGTTGAGCAGGCTGAAAGACTTCGATATGGGGTGGAAGGCCGCCTACAGATGATTACGGGCAAGAAAAGTTACCTACGTTATTATTTGGATCAATTTTTGAACAAAGAGTAA
- the purC gene encoding phosphoribosylaminoimidazolesuccinocarboxamide synthase, with the protein MSKQLIYSGKAKDIYTTEDENLIISTYKDQATAFNGVKKEQIAGKGVLNNQISSFIFEKLNAAGVATHFVEKLSDTEQLNKKVEIIPLEVVLRNYTAGSFSKRFGVDEGIAFETPIVEFYYKNDDLDDPFINDEHVKFLQIADDQQIVYLKEETRRINELLKAWFAEIGLKLIDFKLEFGFDKDGKIILADEFSPDNCRLWDADGNHMDKDVFRRGLGELTDVYEIVWEKLQGLK; encoded by the coding sequence ATGTCAAAACAATTGATCTATTCGGGAAAAGCTAAAGATATCTATACAACTGAGGATGAAAATCTTATTATTTCAACTTACAAGGACCAGGCGACTGCTTTCAATGGTGTCAAGAAGGAGCAGATTGCAGGTAAGGGAGTGTTGAATAATCAGATTTCATCTTTTATTTTTGAGAAATTAAATGCGGCTGGTGTGGCGACTCACTTTGTGGAGAAGCTTTCAGACACGGAACAACTCAATAAAAAGGTTGAGATTATTCCTCTCGAGGTTGTGCTTCGCAACTACACGGCTGGTTCCTTTTCAAAACGTTTTGGCGTAGACGAAGGTATAGCATTTGAGACTCCGATTGTCGAATTTTACTACAAAAATGATGATTTGGATGATCCATTTATCAATGATGAGCATGTGAAATTTCTACAGATTGCGGATGACCAGCAGATTGTCTATTTGAAGGAAGAAACGCGTCGTATCAATGAACTCTTGAAGGCTTGGTTTGCTGAGATTGGGCTTAAGTTGATTGACTTTAAGCTAGAGTTCGGTTTTGACAAGGATGGTAAGATTATCTTAGCAGATGAATTTTCACCAGATAACTGCCGCTTGTGGGATGCGGATGGCAACCATATGGATAAGGATGTTTTCCGTAGAGGATTGGGAGAACTAACCGACGTTTATGAGATCGTCTGGGAGAAGTTGCAAGGTTTGAAATAA
- a CDS encoding phosphoribosylaminoimidazolesuccinocarboxamide synthase, giving the protein MFATENLRLSNKRTQAEKVPQTFSLRRELGELTDVYEIVWEKLQELK; this is encoded by the coding sequence CTGTTTGCAACGGAAAACCTTCGTCTCTCAAATAAAAGGACTCAGGCTGAAAAGGTCCCCCAGACCTTTTCACTCCGTAGAGAATTGGGAGAACTAACCGACGTTTACGAAATTGTTTGGGAAAAGTTGCAGGAATTGAAATAA